CCCCAGCGAATCAAACGATAGTCCGGATTGGACACTGCGCCCACTGTGGCCATGCACCCCTTCGAGAGCAGGCGTACCTCACCGGACTGAAGACGTACGGTTGCCATCTCTCCTTCCACTGCCACCACTTGCGCCGATGTGCCTGCAGAACGCACCATGCGCCCTCCCTGTCCGGGAGAGAGTTCTATATCATGAATGGGCATACCCACCGGAATGACGGAGAGGGGGAAACGATTCCCCTCGACAATTTCGCCGCGCTCTTTGGAAGCGACGATCATCGCGCCAACCCGTGCGTGCTCGGGAGCAATGCTGTAGCGTTTCTCACCATCACGATAGATAAGCAACATCAAACGCGCACCACGGTTCGGATCATATTCAATCGCGGCAATACGCGCGGGCACGTTAAACTTCTCGCGCTTGTAGTCTACGTCGCGCAAGAATCGCGCTTCCCCACCTCCGCGATGGCGTACCGTAATGCGCCCGTGGTTTGCACGCCCCGCATGCTGTTTACGCACGCGCAGAAGCGACTTCTCTGGTTCGAATTTCGTCAGGTCGGCAAAAGCATCTACCGAAGAGATGCGGCGGCCGGCACTGGTTGGTTTGTAGCGTTTGACGGGCATAGGAAAAATTACACGCCTTCGTAGACATCAATACGTGATCCGTGAGGAAGCGTCACGAGCGCCTTTTTACGCGCGCGCGTCGTGCCAAAGGAGCGGCCAAAACGGACTTGCCGGGGAACAACACGCGCGATGTGCACCGAAACGGGGCGGATGCCGTAGAGGGCAA
This genomic stretch from Candidatus Uhrbacteria bacterium harbors:
- the rplB gene encoding 50S ribosomal protein L2, whose protein sequence is MPVKRYKPTSAGRRISSVDAFADLTKFEPEKSLLRVRKQHAGRANHGRITVRHRGGGEARFLRDVDYKREKFNVPARIAAIEYDPNRGARLMLLIYRDGEKRYSIAPEHARVGAMIVASKERGEIVEGNRFPLSVIPVGMPIHDIELSPGQGGRMVRSAGTSAQVVAVEGEMATVRLQSGEVRLLSKGCMATVGAVSNPDYRLIRWGKAGRMRHRGIRPTVRGKAMNPVDHPHGGGEGRNSIGLKHPKTPTGKPALGVKTRRKKSSDIFILSRRKTAKR